Proteins encoded in a region of the Vibrio sp. CB1-14 genome:
- the gmhB gene encoding D-glycero-beta-D-manno-heptose 1,7-bisphosphate 7-phosphatase: MAKPAVFLDRDGVINVDHGYVSDEHDFEYVEGVFEATKKLQDMGYMLVLVTNQSGIARGMFSEDRFLSLTQWMDWNFSDNGVEFDGIYYCPHHPEHGIGDYKQDCDCRKPKPGMFISARDFLKIDMENSVMVGDKAEDMMAAEAAGVGTKILVRTGKPVTERGESVATVVLDSIRDVPQYLTK; this comes from the coding sequence GTGGCAAAACCAGCTGTTTTTTTGGATCGTGATGGCGTCATTAACGTTGATCATGGGTACGTTAGCGATGAACACGACTTTGAGTATGTTGAAGGCGTTTTTGAAGCGACGAAAAAACTGCAGGACATGGGCTATATGCTGGTGTTGGTGACCAATCAATCAGGCATTGCTCGCGGTATGTTCTCCGAAGATCGCTTCCTTTCTTTAACTCAATGGATGGATTGGAACTTCTCTGATAATGGCGTCGAGTTCGATGGTATCTATTATTGTCCACATCACCCAGAGCATGGCATTGGTGATTACAAACAAGATTGTGACTGCCGTAAACCAAAACCGGGCATGTTTATCTCTGCTCGTGATTTCCTAAAGATTGATATGGAAAACTCAGTCATGGTCGGCGATAAAGCCGAAGATATGATGGCAGCTGAAGCAGCTGGCGTTGGCACCAAGATCTTAGTACGTACTGGCAAACCGGTCACCGAGCGCGGTGAGTCTGTCGCAACTGTGGTACTTGATAGTATCCGCGATGTGCCGCAATACTTAACTAAGTAA
- a CDS encoding serine hydrolase produces MNKNKSSMKFVTTIALSATLAATSAFAAPVVMPDAPQIAAKGFVLMDYNSGKVLAEKEMNTQLHPASLTKMMTSYVIGQELKRGNISPQDEVTISKNAWAKNFPDSSKMFIEVGTKVTVDELNKGIIIQSGNDACVAMAEHIAGSEDAFVDLMNAWAKSIGMTNSHFANVHGLDNPNLYSTPYDMALLGRALIKDVPDEYRIYSEKKFTYNGITQYNRNGLLWDKSMNVDGIKTGHTSKAGYSLVSSATEGKMRLVAVVMGTKSANARKSESKKLLSYGFRFFETVNPHKADETFVEEKVWMGDKDAVALGVNQDTYVTLPRGQAKNLKASFVLEKQLEAPISKGDVVGKLYYQLEGEDVAEYPLLALEDVQEGSLFSRLWDYIVLLFKSFF; encoded by the coding sequence ATGAATAAGAATAAATCTTCTATGAAATTTGTAACCACTATTGCTCTTTCCGCAACTTTGGCAGCAACTTCTGCCTTTGCGGCACCTGTTGTCATGCCTGATGCACCTCAAATCGCAGCGAAAGGCTTCGTTTTGATGGACTACAACTCTGGTAAGGTTCTCGCTGAGAAAGAGATGAATACTCAGCTCCACCCGGCAAGTTTGACCAAAATGATGACCAGCTATGTTATCGGCCAAGAGCTAAAGCGCGGTAACATCTCACCACAAGACGAAGTGACCATCAGCAAAAATGCGTGGGCAAAGAACTTCCCTGATTCATCAAAGATGTTCATTGAAGTAGGCACCAAGGTTACCGTTGATGAGCTAAACAAAGGCATCATCATTCAATCGGGTAATGATGCTTGTGTCGCGATGGCTGAGCACATTGCAGGCTCAGAAGATGCATTCGTTGACCTTATGAATGCATGGGCGAAGTCTATCGGCATGACCAACTCGCACTTTGCTAACGTGCACGGTCTAGACAATCCGAATCTGTACTCAACCCCTTATGATATGGCTCTTCTGGGTCGCGCGCTTATCAAAGACGTGCCAGATGAGTACCGTATTTACTCTGAGAAGAAATTCACCTACAACGGCATCACCCAATACAACCGTAACGGTCTACTTTGGGACAAGAGCATGAACGTTGATGGCATCAAAACTGGCCACACAAGCAAAGCTGGCTACAGCCTAGTGAGCTCAGCAACTGAAGGTAAGATGCGTCTTGTTGCCGTCGTGATGGGTACTAAGAGCGCCAACGCTCGTAAATCGGAAAGTAAAAAGCTACTGAGTTACGGCTTCCGCTTCTTCGAGACGGTTAATCCACACAAAGCAGACGAAACCTTCGTTGAAGAAAAAGTATGGATGGGTGACAAAGACGCCGTCGCGCTAGGTGTGAACCAAGACACTTATGTCACACTGCCACGCGGCCAAGCGAAAAACCTAAAAGCAAGCTTCGTACTTGAAAAGCAGTTAGAAGCACCAATATCTAAAGGCGATGTCGTTGGTAAGCTATACTATCAACTAGAAGGCGAAGACGTAGCTGAATACCCACTGCTTGCTCTTGAAGATGTTCAAGAAGGCAGCCTGTTCAGTCGCTTGTGGGATTACATCGTATTACTTTTCAAGAGCTTTTTCTAA
- the treR gene encoding trehalose operon repressor TreR, whose product MSKKLTILDIAKLSGVGKSTVSRVLTNDPKVKPETREKVERVIAEHGYVPSKSAQSMRGGGVQKVIGVIISRLDSPSENKAVSSMLNVLYSAGYDVVIMESQFDPDKTNEHLSVLRKRNVEGVIVFGFTELDIDRVSLWQEKVVVIAMDTDQVSSINYDNQGLIQAVLNKLQAQGVNQLAYIGVDPKDKTTGLARLNAFQKWCDDNDQHAVYRTGELHHESAYQLVDEVVTDSLQAIVCASDTLALGTIKRLQELGREDIVVTGVGGNELLSFLFPNIYSIDPGYQQAGEKAANLLISQLTGNKSISHLTQEAV is encoded by the coding sequence ATGAGCAAAAAACTCACCATACTTGATATTGCAAAGCTGTCGGGAGTCGGTAAATCAACCGTCTCTCGCGTGCTCACTAACGATCCTAAAGTAAAACCTGAAACTCGCGAGAAAGTGGAGCGTGTGATTGCAGAGCATGGCTATGTGCCCTCTAAGTCGGCGCAATCGATGCGTGGGGGCGGAGTGCAAAAGGTCATTGGTGTCATTATCTCGCGTCTCGACTCGCCTTCAGAGAACAAAGCGGTGAGCAGCATGCTCAATGTGCTTTACTCTGCAGGTTACGATGTGGTGATCATGGAGAGTCAGTTCGATCCCGATAAAACCAACGAGCATCTAAGCGTACTGCGTAAACGCAACGTTGAAGGTGTCATTGTGTTTGGTTTTACGGAGCTTGATATCGATAGAGTGTCTTTGTGGCAGGAGAAGGTGGTGGTCATTGCCATGGATACCGATCAAGTCTCCTCCATCAACTACGACAATCAAGGATTGATCCAAGCGGTTTTGAATAAATTGCAGGCGCAAGGCGTCAATCAACTTGCCTATATTGGTGTCGATCCTAAGGATAAAACCACGGGCTTGGCACGCCTTAACGCATTTCAAAAATGGTGTGATGATAACGATCAGCATGCTGTTTATCGCACCGGTGAGCTTCATCATGAAAGTGCTTATCAGCTTGTCGATGAAGTAGTGACGGACTCATTACAAGCGATCGTGTGTGCCAGTGATACCTTAGCGCTTGGCACGATCAAACGCCTGCAAGAGCTTGGCCGAGAAGATATCGTGGTGACTGGCGTCGGTGGTAATGAACTGCTCTCTTTCCTGTTCCCTAATATTTACAGCATTGATCCCGGCTATCAGCAAGCGGGAGAAAAAGCAGCTAACCTATTGATTAGTCAGCTTACTGGCAATAAATCCATCTCTCATCTTACGCAAGAAGCAGTGTAA
- the glyA gene encoding serine hydroxymethyltransferase — MLKRDMNIADYDAELFAAIQEETLRQEEHIELIASENYTSPRVMEAQGSQLTNKYAEGYPGKRYYGGCEYVDKAETLAIDRACELFGCEYANVQPHSGSQANSAVYMALLNPGDTVLGMSLAHGGHLTHGSPVNFSGKHYNVIPYGIDEAGQINYDEMEQLAVEHKPKMIIGGFSAYSQIVDWARMREIADKVDAYLFVDMAHVAGLIAAGVYPTPVPHAHVVTTTTHKTLAGPRGGLILSNAGEDMYKKLNSAVFPGGQGGPLMHVIAGKAVAFKEAMEPEFKEYQARVVKNAKAMVAQFQERGYNIVSNGTENHLFLVDLIDKDITGKEADAALGAANITVNKNSVPNDPRSPFVTSGIRIGSPAITRRGFTEADATELANWMCDVLDNINDASVIEATKAKVLEICKRLPVYA, encoded by the coding sequence ATGCTTAAGCGTGATATGAACATCGCTGATTACGATGCGGAGCTATTTGCAGCAATTCAAGAAGAGACACTACGTCAAGAAGAGCACATCGAGCTAATCGCTTCGGAAAACTACACCAGCCCGCGCGTAATGGAAGCGCAAGGCTCTCAGCTAACCAACAAGTATGCTGAAGGCTACCCGGGTAAGCGCTACTACGGTGGTTGTGAGTATGTTGATAAAGCGGAAACACTAGCGATTGATCGTGCGTGTGAGCTATTTGGTTGTGAGTACGCGAACGTTCAGCCGCACTCTGGTTCTCAAGCGAACAGCGCAGTGTACATGGCGCTGCTTAACCCAGGCGACACAGTTCTAGGTATGAGCCTAGCGCACGGTGGTCACCTGACTCACGGTTCACCAGTAAACTTCTCTGGTAAGCACTACAACGTGATTCCTTACGGTATCGACGAAGCGGGTCAAATCAACTACGACGAGATGGAGCAGCTTGCTGTTGAGCACAAGCCTAAGATGATCATCGGTGGTTTCTCTGCATACAGCCAAATCGTAGATTGGGCTCGCATGCGTGAAATTGCAGACAAGGTTGATGCTTACCTATTCGTTGATATGGCGCACGTTGCGGGTCTTATCGCTGCAGGTGTTTACCCAACACCGGTGCCACACGCTCACGTGGTAACAACAACAACGCACAAAACTCTAGCGGGTCCTCGCGGTGGTCTTATCCTGTCTAATGCAGGCGAAGACATGTACAAGAAACTGAACTCTGCAGTATTCCCTGGTGGTCAGGGTGGTCCTCTAATGCACGTTATCGCGGGTAAAGCCGTCGCGTTCAAAGAAGCAATGGAGCCAGAGTTTAAAGAGTACCAAGCGCGCGTTGTTAAGAATGCAAAAGCGATGGTTGCACAGTTCCAAGAGCGCGGTTACAACATCGTATCTAACGGCACTGAAAACCACCTATTCCTTGTTGATCTAATCGACAAAGACATCACAGGTAAAGAAGCGGATGCCGCTCTTGGCGCAGCAAACATCACGGTTAACAAGAACTCAGTTCCAAATGACCCACGCAGCCCATTCGTAACGTCTGGTATCCGTATTGGTTCACCTGCGATTACTCGCCGTGGCTTCACTGAAGCAGATGCGACTGAGCTTGCTAACTGGATGTGTGATGTTCTAGACAACATCAACGATGCATCAGTGATTGAAGCAACGAAAGCAAAAGTACTAGAGATCTGTAAGCGTCTGCCTGTTTACGCGTAA
- the lipA gene encoding lipoyl synthase — MSKPIQMEKGVKYRDADKMALIPVKNMPTEQKKILRKPEWMKIKLPADSQRIQDIKSAMRKNDLHSVCEEASCPNLAECFNHGTATFMILGAICTRRCPFCDVAHGRPNAPETGEPQKLAQTIKDMKLKYVVVTSVDRDDLRDGGAQHFADCNREIRALNPEIRIETLVPDFRGRMDVALEALKDNPPDVFNHNLETAPRLYRKARPGANYKWSLQLLQKFKEMHPDVPTKSGLMMGLGETKEEIVEVLKDLRAHGVTMLTLGQYLAPSRHHLPVERYVPPSEFDELKEIALELGFTHAACGPFVRSSYHADLQAKGEEVK; from the coding sequence ATGAGCAAACCTATCCAAATGGAAAAAGGCGTCAAGTACCGTGACGCTGACAAGATGGCATTGATTCCCGTAAAGAACATGCCTACCGAGCAAAAAAAAATCCTTCGTAAGCCTGAATGGATGAAGATCAAGCTGCCAGCGGACAGTCAGCGTATTCAAGACATCAAGTCTGCAATGCGCAAAAACGATCTTCACTCGGTATGTGAAGAAGCCTCATGCCCTAACCTGGCTGAGTGCTTTAACCACGGCACAGCAACTTTTATGATCCTTGGTGCTATCTGTACTCGTCGTTGTCCTTTCTGCGATGTAGCTCATGGCCGTCCAAATGCGCCAGAAACTGGTGAGCCGCAAAAGCTTGCGCAAACTATTAAGGACATGAAGCTTAAATACGTAGTGGTTACCTCTGTGGATCGTGACGACCTGCGTGACGGTGGTGCTCAGCACTTTGCAGACTGCAACCGTGAAATCCGCGCACTTAACCCAGAGATCCGCATCGAGACCCTGGTACCTGATTTCCGTGGCCGTATGGATGTAGCGCTTGAAGCACTAAAAGATAACCCGCCAGATGTGTTTAACCACAACTTAGAGACAGCTCCACGCTTATATCGTAAGGCGCGCCCGGGTGCGAACTACAAATGGTCACTTCAGCTTCTTCAGAAGTTTAAAGAGATGCACCCTGACGTACCGACTAAGTCTGGCTTGATGATGGGTCTGGGCGAAACCAAAGAAGAGATTGTTGAAGTACTGAAAGATCTCCGTGCTCACGGCGTCACTATGCTTACACTGGGTCAATACCTAGCACCAAGTCGTCATCACTTACCGGTTGAGCGCTATGTACCGCCATCAGAGTTTGATGAGCTAAAAGAGATCGCCCTTGAACTTGGCTTTACCCATGCAGCCTGTGGTCCATTTGTTCGCTCGTCGTACCATGCAGACCTACAAGCAAAAGGCGAAGAAGTGAAATAG
- the treC gene encoding alpha,alpha-phosphotrehalase: MSQTAQKDWWKTATIYQIYPKSFCDSGDKGMGDIKGITSKLDYLSKLGVDAIWLTPVYASPMIDNGYDISDYYAINPDFGTMQDFDALLAAAHQKGIRIIMDIVVNHTSTEHQWFQSALGDKQSPYRDYYIWKPNEGKLPNNWQSKFGGSAWALDEATDEYYLHLFAKEQADLNWENPTVREEVKQVIEFWAQKGVDGFRLDVINLISKQQDFADDDIGDGRRFYTDGPRVHEYLQEISEAVFQKYGSVTVGEMSSTTLEHCQQYSSLDNKELSMVFNFHHLKVDYPNGDKWTKADFDFQQLKQIFNHWQTGLNGKGWGALFWCNHDQPRVVSRLGNDQQYRTESAKMLAASVHLMQGTPYIYQGEEIGMTNPSFTDMSQYRDVESLNMYQLMVEQGDTSHDDMMAILRQKSRDNSRTPMQWNDSKHAGFTQGTPWIGVAENYPQINAEAAVEDEQSVFYFYKELIALRKQLAVITDGSYVDLFPEHTQVHGYLRESEDAMLLCLNNYYGEETSVVLPEQFDGLVSRAVLSNCGVVGEVELKGEVVLRPYETLVLLVDKN; encoded by the coding sequence ATGAGTCAAACTGCTCAAAAAGACTGGTGGAAAACAGCCACGATTTATCAAATCTACCCTAAGAGCTTTTGCGATAGCGGTGATAAAGGAATGGGCGACATCAAAGGGATTACCTCGAAGCTTGATTACTTATCGAAGTTAGGTGTAGACGCGATCTGGCTTACTCCAGTGTATGCCTCACCAATGATTGATAACGGTTACGACATCTCTGATTACTATGCGATCAACCCTGACTTTGGCACCATGCAAGATTTTGATGCGTTGCTCGCTGCTGCCCATCAGAAAGGTATCCGCATCATTATGGATATCGTTGTTAACCACACCTCAACCGAACATCAATGGTTCCAGTCGGCACTTGGAGATAAACAAAGCCCGTACCGTGATTACTACATCTGGAAACCCAATGAAGGCAAATTACCCAACAACTGGCAGTCAAAGTTTGGTGGCTCTGCATGGGCATTAGATGAAGCCACCGATGAATACTATCTGCACCTATTTGCCAAAGAGCAGGCTGACCTTAATTGGGAAAACCCAACAGTTCGTGAAGAAGTAAAACAGGTCATCGAGTTCTGGGCACAGAAAGGCGTGGATGGTTTTAGGCTTGATGTGATCAACCTTATCTCAAAACAGCAAGACTTTGCTGATGATGATATTGGTGATGGTCGCCGTTTTTACACTGACGGTCCGCGCGTTCATGAGTATTTACAGGAGATCAGCGAAGCGGTATTCCAGAAGTATGGCTCGGTCACCGTTGGTGAAATGTCTTCAACGACTCTAGAGCATTGCCAGCAATACAGTTCACTCGATAACAAAGAGCTTTCGATGGTGTTCAATTTTCATCACCTAAAGGTCGATTACCCAAATGGAGATAAGTGGACGAAAGCGGACTTCGATTTCCAGCAGCTAAAACAGATTTTTAACCACTGGCAGACAGGTCTAAATGGGAAAGGCTGGGGCGCACTGTTCTGGTGTAACCACGACCAACCTCGCGTGGTCAGCCGCCTTGGCAATGATCAGCAATACCGAACTGAGTCAGCAAAAATGCTGGCAGCGTCTGTCCATCTGATGCAAGGCACGCCATATATTTATCAAGGTGAAGAGATCGGCATGACCAATCCGAGCTTCACGGATATGAGCCAATATCGAGATGTCGAAAGCCTTAATATGTATCAGCTGATGGTTGAGCAGGGCGATACCTCTCATGATGATATGATGGCTATCCTAAGACAGAAATCTCGTGATAACTCTCGCACACCTATGCAATGGAATGACAGCAAACACGCTGGCTTTACCCAAGGTACGCCTTGGATTGGCGTCGCTGAAAATTATCCTCAGATCAACGCTGAGGCAGCGGTTGAAGATGAGCAGTCGGTATTCTACTTCTACAAAGAGCTCATTGCGCTTCGTAAGCAGTTAGCGGTGATTACTGACGGTAGCTATGTGGATTTGTTCCCAGAGCACACTCAGGTTCATGGCTACTTGCGTGAGAGTGAAGATGCGATGCTGCTGTGCTTGAACAACTATTATGGTGAAGAAACTAGCGTGGTGTTGCCGGAGCAGTTTGATGGCTTGGTGAGTCGTGCTGTGTTGAGTAATTGTGGGGTTGTTGGTGAGGTTGAACTGAAGGGTGAGGTGGTTTTGAGGCCTTATGAGACGTTGGTGTTGTTGGTTGATAAAAACTAA
- a CDS encoding YitT family protein has translation MQKHTLKEDWIAILTGTFIVAQGIFFLQSAQLLTGGTTGLALLMSQFVPISFGTLYFALNSPFYLLAWKRFGKRFAASSAISGALVSIITDNMHRVVTLDNVNTIYCAIAGGLLMGLGMLILFRHRSSLGGFNVLCLFIQDKFGISVGKTQMAIDSAILVASFFFVSPSIISISILGAVMLNLVLAMNHKPTRYVVTYG, from the coding sequence ATGCAAAAACACACACTCAAAGAAGACTGGATAGCGATTCTAACTGGCACCTTTATCGTCGCTCAGGGAATATTCTTTCTTCAGTCGGCTCAACTTTTAACTGGCGGCACCACAGGTCTTGCCCTTCTTATGAGCCAATTTGTACCAATTTCTTTTGGTACGCTTTATTTCGCCCTAAACAGCCCATTTTACCTACTTGCTTGGAAACGCTTCGGTAAACGCTTTGCGGCTAGCAGCGCCATTTCTGGTGCCTTAGTATCTATTATTACGGACAACATGCATCGAGTGGTCACACTGGATAACGTCAATACTATCTACTGCGCGATCGCCGGTGGCTTATTGATGGGTCTTGGTATGCTGATTCTATTCAGGCACCGCTCAAGCCTAGGTGGCTTTAATGTGTTGTGTCTGTTTATCCAGGACAAGTTTGGAATTTCGGTCGGTAAAACGCAGATGGCGATTGATAGTGCCATTCTTGTTGCGTCGTTCTTCTTTGTGTCGCCGTCGATTATTTCGATTTCGATTCTTGGTGCGGTGATGTTGAATTTGGTATTGGCGATGAATCATAAGCCGACTAGGTATGTGGTGACTTATGGGTGA
- the treB gene encoding PTS trehalose transporter subunit IIBC: protein MSKIAQQDIAAIIDGVGGADNIASVSHCLTRLRFVLNDTDKADKSVLESLKIVKGCFTNAGQFQVVIGTEVDEVYKMLIDSTGKKAASKDDAKLAARQNMNFLERGISHLAEIFVPLLPAIITGGLILGFRNVIGDIRMFDGKTLVEISQFWATVHSFLWLIGEAIFFFLPVGVCWSTVKKLGGTPILGITLGVTLVSPQLMNAYLIGKEVPEVWDFGLFVIEKVGYQAQVIPAMLAGVALALIETNLKRIVPSYLYLVVVPFVSIILSVILAHAFIGPFGRVLGDGVAFAAKAAMTGDFAVLGSVVFGFLYAPLVITGIHHTTNAVDLQLMQDLGGTPIWPLIALSNIAQASAVVGIIIISKREGERDISVPAAISAYLGVTEPAMYGINLKYKFPMLSAMIGSAIAAAICGSAGVMANGIGVGGLPGILSIQPQYWMVYFMAMLVAMAVPILLTLFLYKRAQSKGELELASA from the coding sequence ATGAGCAAAATAGCCCAGCAAGACATTGCAGCGATCATCGACGGTGTTGGCGGAGCTGACAACATTGCCAGTGTTAGCCACTGTTTAACTCGCTTAAGATTCGTTCTTAACGATACCGATAAAGCCGACAAGTCGGTACTAGAGAGCCTCAAGATTGTTAAAGGCTGCTTTACCAATGCAGGTCAGTTCCAAGTGGTGATTGGCACTGAAGTTGATGAAGTCTACAAAATGTTGATTGACTCAACAGGTAAGAAAGCGGCATCTAAAGACGATGCCAAGCTGGCTGCGCGCCAGAACATGAACTTTCTAGAGCGTGGTATCTCGCACTTAGCCGAAATTTTTGTTCCCCTTTTGCCGGCGATTATCACAGGTGGTTTGATTCTTGGCTTCCGCAATGTTATCGGCGACATCCGTATGTTCGATGGCAAAACCTTAGTGGAAATCAGCCAGTTCTGGGCAACTGTTCACTCGTTCTTATGGCTTATCGGTGAAGCTATTTTCTTCTTCCTACCGGTTGGTGTGTGTTGGTCTACGGTGAAAAAGCTTGGTGGTACGCCCATTCTTGGTATCACGCTGGGTGTCACCTTAGTATCGCCCCAGCTGATGAATGCTTATCTCATAGGTAAAGAAGTGCCAGAGGTTTGGGATTTCGGATTGTTTGTGATTGAGAAGGTGGGCTATCAGGCTCAGGTGATCCCGGCGATGCTGGCAGGTGTGGCACTGGCGCTAATTGAAACCAACTTAAAGCGTATTGTCCCAAGCTACTTGTATCTGGTTGTGGTGCCATTCGTATCAATCATTCTGTCGGTCATTCTTGCTCATGCTTTCATCGGCCCGTTTGGTCGCGTGCTAGGTGATGGTGTTGCGTTTGCGGCAAAAGCTGCGATGACGGGTGATTTTGCAGTACTTGGCTCTGTGGTCTTTGGTTTCCTATACGCACCGCTGGTTATTACTGGTATCCACCACACAACCAATGCGGTTGACCTTCAGCTTATGCAAGACCTAGGTGGTACGCCAATCTGGCCTTTGATCGCACTGTCTAATATCGCTCAAGCATCTGCTGTTGTTGGCATCATCATTATCAGTAAGCGTGAGGGTGAGCGTGATATCTCAGTCCCCGCTGCTATCTCGGCTTACTTAGGTGTCACTGAACCTGCTATGTACGGTATCAACCTGAAGTACAAGTTCCCAATGCTGAGTGCAATGATTGGTAGTGCAATTGCGGCAGCTATCTGTGGCAGTGCAGGCGTGATGGCGAACGGTATCGGTGTCGGCGGTCTACCAGGCATCCTATCAATTCAGCCGCAATACTGGATGGTGTATTTCATGGCGATGCTAGTAGCAATGGCCGTGCCGATTCTACTGACTTTGTTCCTGTACAAACGCGCTCAATCAAAAGGTGAGCTAGAGCTTGCGAGCGCGTAA
- a CDS encoding MliC family protein translates to MSALVKHGLVTAMMVGGLVACSSSDQVEPENPYHVLQYQCDNQSFQVTQLSSEQVLLLIDGEEYHLHRVPSASGVKYSLDGQSQVESEVELFSKGRKGMLTIAGETDKSCMMTTRSIPKNGY, encoded by the coding sequence ATGAGTGCATTAGTTAAACATGGATTGGTTACGGCTATGATGGTTGGCGGTTTGGTGGCGTGCAGTAGTTCGGATCAGGTGGAACCTGAAAACCCTTATCATGTCCTCCAGTATCAGTGCGATAACCAGAGCTTTCAGGTAACCCAGTTATCGAGTGAGCAAGTCTTGCTGCTTATCGATGGCGAAGAATATCATCTGCACCGCGTCCCTTCTGCGTCAGGCGTGAAGTATTCACTTGATGGTCAATCTCAAGTTGAATCAGAGGTTGAGCTGTTTAGTAAGGGCAGAAAGGGCATGCTTACCATTGCGGGTGAAACCGATAAAAGCTGTATGATGACCACACGAAGCATACCAAAAAACGGATACTAA
- a CDS encoding septal ring lytic transglycosylase RlpA family protein — protein sequence MNKRNDTWRQRLSWLGLALGLTALAGCSSSSDSRYDLKDDVAPSAPISVDHIEGAVPKYEPYSLGGNKSYRLRGKSYTVIKDPTGFTERGEASWYGKKFHGHLTSNGEVYDMYSMSAAHKTLPLPSYVKVKNLDNGKETIVRVNDRGPFHDGRIIDLSYAAANKLDVIKTGTANVEIEVIIVEKPSSQHELSKHPEYTIQVVASPHKDRIDNLSKQLSEKLSVDTFLTPVNKNYRLMLVPFKDYKQTQDVLEQVQKIGYPSAFVKKL from the coding sequence ATGAACAAACGGAATGACACATGGCGCCAGCGCCTTTCTTGGCTGGGTTTGGCCTTAGGGCTGACCGCCCTAGCTGGGTGCTCTTCGTCATCAGACAGTCGCTATGACCTGAAAGACGATGTGGCACCTAGCGCGCCTATTTCTGTCGATCATATTGAAGGCGCGGTGCCAAAGTATGAACCATACAGTCTCGGGGGTAATAAGAGTTACCGCCTGCGCGGCAAAAGCTACACCGTGATTAAAGACCCAACAGGTTTTACAGAGCGTGGCGAAGCATCCTGGTATGGCAAAAAGTTCCATGGACACTTAACCTCGAATGGCGAAGTGTACGACATGTACTCAATGTCGGCAGCCCATAAGACTTTGCCTCTACCGAGCTATGTTAAAGTTAAAAATCTTGATAACGGAAAAGAGACCATTGTTCGTGTTAATGACCGTGGTCCTTTCCATGACGGCCGTATTATCGACCTAAGTTATGCAGCAGCAAACAAGCTAGATGTGATTAAAACGGGTACGGCTAACGTCGAAATTGAAGTGATTATCGTCGAAAAACCATCTAGTCAACATGAGCTGAGCAAGCACCCGGAGTACACTATTCAAGTCGTTGCCTCACCTCATAAAGATCGCATCGACAACTTGTCCAAGCAACTGAGTGAAAAGCTATCTGTCGACACCTTTCTTACCCCGGTAAACAAGAACTATCGACTGATGCTTGTCCCCTTTAAAGATTACAAGCAAACTCAAGACGTACTGGAGCAGGTGCAAAAGATTGGCTACCCCTCAGCTTTCGTCAAAAAACTGTAA
- the ybeD gene encoding DUF493 family protein YbeD: MLTINSDAKLKDLLEFPCSFTFKVMGYAKPELPEKVLEVIQRHAPGDYSPTIKPSAKGNYHAVSINITATSIEQVETLYKELGDIDIVRMVL; the protein is encoded by the coding sequence ATGTTGACCATCAACTCTGATGCAAAACTCAAAGACCTACTCGAGTTCCCTTGCTCTTTTACCTTCAAAGTGATGGGTTACGCTAAACCAGAGCTTCCTGAAAAAGTGCTGGAAGTGATCCAACGCCACGCGCCAGGGGACTACAGCCCAACCATTAAGCCAAGTGCAAAAGGCAACTACCACGCTGTATCTATTAACATTACAGCGACCTCAATCGAGCAGGTAGAGACCCTTTACAAAGAACTTGGTGATATCGACATTGTTCGTATGGTTCTATAA